The genomic stretch agccaagggtctttagaaaacaaaacaacatattgaatagggctatgtcacataattactgtttaagcTGAGACGATGagattttttgttcatttgaaatttTGGTTGGATCTGGTTATGTGATTAGGTGGAATCAATTCAATTTTTACTTTTgaagtcactgtctgtgagctgtgagaagtatggtgtgttctcactgggtcagcatgggtttcctcttgctctggtttcctcccatagtccaaaaataTGTGCTGGTTGGTGGTTTGTGATGAACTGATGCTTCGTCCAGTGCATGTTCCAGACTTGTGCAAAATGATTGTTCGTATGGCTCTGTAACCCTGAACAGGACGATGTGTGATCAGTGCTGTCATCTGAAAAGCTAATGCCACCAACCATCTACAGCAAGCCATAGCAAATAAAATGCTTAAGCTGTCTGCAATTTAGACATCAGTTACAGgactgaaaaaataaacagaaatatatttttttctttcataatgTAATGACTTTGTTTTGTAAATGAAGATTTTTCCCCTCTGTAAATTAAATGGGATTCTTTTGTCTGTGTCCCTTTTCCAATTTCCAAGTGTTTTTTACTTCATTAATTATTAAACAGATTAATCTGTTGTTAATAGCCCCACAAAGAGTACACACAAGTCCAGAAACCTTCCTCTATGCTTTGTTTGGTtttaatacatgttttaatCTCACAGTGGTGTGTAAAGGACAGGGGATGCTGAATTATCAGTTATCAGTGTCCTTACATCTTTCAAGGTGTCTGCTATTTTGTGTACTGGCAACCTGGTGGGTTTGGACTGTACTGTGAATGGACAGAACACAGGATCTCAGGCTGAAATTCCAAAACAGTCACTTCTCAAACAGAAATATACTGGCTTCAGCAATAATCTCAATGATGCCAGTGCTTCAGTGTAGAAACTCTGGTAATTTATGATTGATTACAGTAAATGCATGACAGATTGCTCCTTTTATATCACAATTTGTACTCCAACAGTTATGTAGTTGAACACTTTTTTTAGAACAGCACAAATGGTTGTGTGGCATGGTGCAGAAATATCATAATTTGACTTGTTATGGAGGCACTGAGGTTCAGAGTGTGGACAGTGCCTCTGCATATTTTTACCTGAGAACCTACAGGaaacaggggaaaaaaattcaGCCACAAAATCTCTGTGAACAAAACAGCAACAGCATCGAGCCagtgtttaatggcagtggtgCAACTGACAAAAACCTGCAACCATGGCCTTACTAAAAGAACTAACACAACACAGCTTGTTGAAtgagttgttttttgtttgtgtgtgttttttttttcctaaaaagttaataaaaattaatacttaataaaaaatataccaGTGCTTTTGCATTGTTCTTTAAGCAAATTTAGGCCTGTGTATTTCATACTCCTAATTAAGTAAAAATCATTGCTTTAGTGTTtctaggaaaaaaaacaaaactttttttttctattttcatCTGTCTGTGGTCATGGGACCGGCACGCAGCACAAACTGTTACATTGTGGCATTGCTGCTTCCCAGGCATTCTTCCCATTGTGGTAATAGGATTAATATATgtcttattattaataataatagcactgataaaataaatcacaaatacaacaataataataattgcttatttaaatatttagattttttaatgTCTTTACACCTGAAACAGTTAACATACTGTAAAAGCTATtgaaacaaagtaaaaaaacaaaacaagtacccaatatataaaacataaatacacatgTAAAATAGATGGAATAAAGTAATTAATGTAGAATTAGCTAAaataaaatggtttaaaataacatttttgtaGGAGTGCTCATTTCAGAGAGCTGAAACAACGATGATTTGCATATTCACAGCTGTAATGatcttaaatattttaacatttgtattttttttttttttttttttttcacacaatcTTGACCTCAATCCCAtcaaacacctttgggatgaacaAGAATGAATCATGCAAACCAGGCCCTTTTGTCCAATATCAGTGTATGATCTTACAAATGTTCTTCTggataaatgtaattaaagggTGCTCCAATATGGGCAGTGGAGTTGAGAGTCTGGGAAATGGGTACTGAGGGTACAAAAAATGAGGTAGTCATAATGTTATAGCTGCACTAAGCATTTTAAGGCAGGCTTGTAACAGGGGACGGAAGTAAACATATCAGCATATAAACACTTTCTCATTAATCTAGGTAAGTTGTAAAGGGAGCAGTGTGACAGTGAAGCACATTCTGTAACTGTTCTTCAGGAAAAGATTTGCCTGTCTGTAGGAAAGTTTTTTCAATGTGGTTGGAGTGTATAgctggtatacacacacatgttaAGAGCCTATTTGCCTGCCAATTTGACAGCAAGCCTGACTGTCTCAACTGCAGATGAAAACATTAATCATAGAACAGTGTCCTCAGTAGCAAAGTTTCCCCTAGCAGCAGGAAATTACTATATTTTTCATAACCATGTTGTTTGTTATGGTGCACATGATTGGTTTATTGTTAAGTACAAAATTCCCAGCTTCAAGAGGAAGAATAttatgcaaataatttaaattaataggAACCTGGACCAGTCAGAAGGTACATATTCAGCCAGCTGCCTGAAGATATGAATACTTTATTTCCTCAgattatttttgaaaatgtatagAAATATAATACGTATCTGGACCTGTGAgtatgctttgttttatttgtgtttttatcacAACACAATACTGGTTGTACTTTTTATCACTTTTATATGTAGGACTTTGTgacattatataattattagaCTATAAGAAACTTCTTTGTTCTTTATTGCTTAATAGTGGTGACTGTCCAGTTCTCCAGTGTAATTAGTGAATTAGCTGTGAcaataaaaggaaaataagtTCCCTTTAGGCTCTAAATGCAGTGATTAAGGCCAGTTTGATGAATCCTGATAAATTCATTTAATAGTTGGAGAGTCAAGCTAAAAATTATTCCACTCAAATTTTCATACACATATGACTGAAGAAATTTGGTGTGGGGGTCAGTTTCACCAGACagttttgtattatattttaagtGGAATCAATGGAGTGAATATGTTACACACAAATGTATTTGTGGTTATTCAGCAGTACTATAATCTTTCCACCAGGGGCTCCTCTTTTCCTGTTAACTACCAGTACAAGCATCAGCACTACAGGTTTAAGTAAGTAAAGCCTAAAGCAGACTAATAAATGTATGTGATGTAAAGAACTTTATATTCAAATATACTTTATGAGTATTTGATAAAACCGTTATTAAATACCAGTGTAaagtttttatttcagaaatagcAGTAAACATAGTTAGATCTCAGTAGTttatattgtacagcaattgtGCTTCATTCCTTGACAAAATGACATAACCCTATGGTTTAGTAACAGAGATCCTGTGCAGTTCACATTGTGGAAACACTAGTACAGTAAAGATGTATGTCTCTACCAGTTgtggatttaattttttttttccacaaaaagCTGATCCCTGCAACAATTACACTTCTCTGGATCAGCCCTGGAGAGGCACCAATGCTACTGGACTCTACATCACTCCAAACACTGCCAAGAGCACTAACTTATCTACAAACAACAGTAAGTTAACAATGACATGTTCAGCAATTTTCCTCTCATTATAAATATTTCTGGCTTTAAATTTCTTTGTGAAGGGACACTATGCTatatcacactgtgtgtgatacTATAAcacaaatgtatgtaaataaattaatgttatcCATAATAGTTTGGAAGGACAAAAGTAAGGCCTGTTTTACTGGAAGACCACAGACCTCTGTCCTCTGGCAGTTCTTCCCTCCATTTTCATTACAAAGTTAATATAGTTTCATGCCCCCTGCAATTCATATTCTCCAGTCAGCCTCACGGTAGATGAGGCCAAGAAACATGtactactgcaggaaaggaaatttgactgacacaaaAGGACCAATCTGCTCTTTTGGCACGACAGGTAGTAGGGGGCAGTCATAATTATTCATGTCAGTACCAGAGtcagtgacagtgaggccaTATTAGTGCACTGAAGGTATCAGACTCTCCGTAAACTTGAGGGTGGAGTGTCTAAGGCTGAAACTGGCTTCATGTTAACTGTGAAGTGTGGTCAGATCCTGTGTGGTTTTTTACTGAGTGGATAtctgctctgtttatatatatatataaatatatatatataaatatatatatatataaatatatatatataatatatatataaatatataaatataaatatatatatatataaatatatatataatatatatataatatatatatatatatatatatatatatatatatatatatatatatatatatatacaatggcaagccaaacaggaaatatttaatgaactttgatatatatatatagaatgaatgctaatatatatacaaaccggattcaaaaaagttgggacaagtagcaataagtggctggaaaaaggaaattgagcatattatgaacagctggaagaccaattaacactaattaggtcaattgacaacatgattgtgtataaaaagagcttctcagagtgtcagagtctctctgaagccaagattgtaagaggatcaccaattccaccattgttgctcagaaagatagtgcagcaataccagaatggtgttacccagcataaaataccaaagacttttaagttatcatcatcatcagagaatctggaacaattgctctGTGTAAGGGTCAatgccataaaactctactggatgcttgtgatctccgggcccttaaacgtcactgcacctcaaacaggaatgccactgtcaaggaaataacagaatgggctcaggaatgcttccagaaagcattgtcagtgaacacaatccactgtgccatccgctgttgccagctgaaactctacagtgcaaagaggaagccatttctaagcaagctccacaagctcagacttttgcactgggccagtggtcttttaaaatggagtgtggcaaaatggaagactgttctgtggtcagatgagtcacgatttgaaggaACACTGGGACgtcatgtcatccggaccagagaggacaaggataatgcaagttgttatcaacgctctgttcagaagcctgcatcactgatggtatggggttgcatgagtgcttgtggcatgggcagcttgcatgtctggaaaggcaccattaatgcagagaaccatgttcaggttctagaacaacatatgctcccatctagacgtcatctctttcagggaagaccctgcatttttcaacaagataatgccagaccacattctgcagcaatcacaaaatcatggctacgtaggggaaggatccgggtactgaaatggccagcctgcagtccagatctttcacctatagagaacatttggcgcatcataaagaggaaggtgcgacaaagaaggcccaagacgattgaacagttagaggcctgtattaggcCTGtactgtggcacagcaggtagtgtctatgtcacacaactccagggtcctggggttgtgggcttgagccccattccaggtgacagtgacactacctgctacctACACCCTGTTTTTTAGtaaaatgtacattattttcaaagcacactgaaaaataatatGCTGCTATATGTagaaaaaagaacatttatattaataaatttaaatattagtgcACATTACTGTACTTATATTAAGGACACTGAAATACTACTGaggtaaaatatttatttgtacttATTAGCTTTGTAGTATATATTTCTTTGAACTTATATTTAGCACAAAAACAATATTATGCTTGAAATGTACCTCCTTGCCCTGATTCTAGTTTTCTGGTTTTGTTTATGTTGCCTTGCCCTCTCATTTTccttcccaggtgttccttgtctgtgctaCTTGTTTATAAGCCCCCTGAACTCTAAGCTGGCTGGTTatgctgtgtgtttgtagtAGTTTCAGTATGTATTCTGTTTGTCTCTTTTCAGTCTGTTCTTGATGCTTTGTCCTCCTGTTCCCAGTTCTTTGTATATATTCTGTTTCTTTAGTCCTAGCTCTGTTAGCCTTAGCTCTGTCCTAgttctgtgtttagcccttgtctTGTTACTTATGTTAGTGTTTAAAATGTGCTTAGTGTTTGGTCTTttttgtgtttagcctctttgttctgtgtttagaAGGGTTTAGCCTGTTTGTGTATTGTCCTTTTTAAGTGAGTTTTGTTTCTCTTGTACTGTTTGCTTTGGTCTCTTTTGGTTCCTCTGTCTTGtttggttttctgttttaaataaattctttgCATTTGCATCTGCCTCCATACTATCCACCCACCATTACATATTATATTCTATATGTAAATAGAAATATACTATTTTTTACATGGACAAATCTGCCCACATCTGTGTTGTTGACTTAGAGAATCCTGAAAAACATCCTGCACATCCACAGCCCGTTAAATCGAAACACTGCTATTGAACACGGGGACATGTGGGCTTTGTTATTTCACAGCTcagaatgtttatttttacagagaTATATATTTTGGTGTGGAATACTTTGAAAAGGTTCAAACTAAAGAACAAATTGTAACATTTCCTGTAATAAAACTTGCATCCCCAACTGtttaaaatatcacattttcatttatatttgtgACAGTTTCTTATACTCACAGTTATGATCCCTGCAACAATTACACTTCTTTGGATCAGCCCTGGAGAGGCACAAATGTGACTGGACTCTACATCGATGATAAATACTTCACTTGGACTGGCTGGTACCGGCTACTGTATTATGGGATGAGTGTCCGTATGCCAGAGAGCTGTGTTAATAACTCCAGGTGTGACACTAATATCCCTCTATGGTTGAATGGCTCTCACCCTAAAATCATAGATGGAATCGTCATTCTTGGGGTCTGTGGGAATTCAGGAAGTAGCTGCTGTTCTTACAGATCCACACCCATTCAAATCAAAGCCTGTCCAGGAAACTATTATGTCTATGAGTTTGTCAAGCCAACCTACTATGATTCCGCTTATTGTGCAGGTACTATATGTTTTCTAAACTTTGGTCTGTGTTTTCAAAGAGAAGAGTCTAaagattattaataataagCTTAACATGTTCTCCAGATgtgaacaccatcactccagacacTGCCAACAAAACTGTCTCAACTACAGACACTGGTAGGTTACCATATTATCAGTAATAGCCAAATAGAAAGTGCATAAAACTGATCTCCATACTCTGGCTATGCTTCCCTGCCAGCAGGGATATACTTCCCCTGGGAAATAACTCCATCTCCATGACTTGGAGCCAAACATCTTGCACTTCATCTTCCCCCAGTCAGCCTGACCATAACAGACTCCTTCACTCTAATCTTCAGTGTGGAGTGTGGTCAGTTCTTGTGTGGCTGTTTAATGGGTGTGTCTACTCTGTTTAGCCTTACCATTTCCAGCATGGTACCATGATGCCACCTGTGAAACAAGTCCAGTCATAACATTTCCTCACtaataaatattccacagtcaactgtcagtgatATTATAAGAAAGTTGAAACAACTGGGTACAGGAGCAACTCAGCCTGAAGTGGTAGATCACATAAATTAACAGCGAGGGGTCAGTGTATGCTGAGGCTTACACTTTGTAGAGGTCATCAAATTTCTACAGAGTCAATCGCTGCAGACCTTCAATTGCtgcaaacttcatgtggccttcagattaacTCAAGAAAAGTGCTTAAGTGCAATGCAAACTATTGAATTCAGTGGTGTGAAGCTAGAGCAATGGAGATATGTTCTCCAGAGTAACGAATCATGCTTCTCCAGCTGGCAATCCAATGGAGTGTTTATTTGCAGTTGCCAGAAGAAATGTACTTGTTTGACTGCAGTGTGCCAAGCGTAAATTTGGTGGAGGAGTTGAGCTTGGCCCTTAGTTCCACTGAAAGGAACATTTACTGCTTCAGCATATCAAGAAGTTTgagacaatttcatgctcccaaatttgtgggaacagttttgGGACGTCCCCTATTTGTTCCAAAAttactgtgcaccagtgcacaaagcaaggttcatGCAGACATGGATGTGGAAGTTTGATGTGGAAGACATTGACTGGCTTGCACAGGGTCCTGACCTTAACcatatagaacacctttgagatgaattagagcagagactGAACCAGGCCTTCTTGTCCAATATCGGCACCTGCTGGCATGTTCTGGCCCTTCATCTTGCTACATACCAAGCCCAAATATCTTCGCCACATACGCTTGGTCCCTACGTCCTTCTTAGGTTACTGAATagtcataaaataataaataaattaatttattaattaataaataactatGTCTAAACACCTTCAATAAAGTATCTTTTTAATGtcataatattatttatatattgtgtatgAAACTTTACTGAAGTAAAACagtcataaaatataaacacatattagtgaagcaatatatatatggttaatccgtttttttttatataattaatatttgcaAACCTGCCCATTTATTTTCTGATGTTCATTTTTAACTATTGTATTAATCTGGGCCTGTAGCAGTTGATTACTCACAGAAATATTTGTTGCCACAGCAAACATCGCCTCTGACCCATGCAGTGTCTACACTGTTCTCAGAGATGAATGGAGAAATGGAGAAAAAGACCCCCGCACCCAGTACATCAGGTACAGGTTTGAGTATAAGTACTGGAGATCACGATACCGCTGGAATCGTGGTCATGATGACACTCTTGTTGAATGGAGTGGCTGGTATCGACTGTATGTTCAGGGAAGCAGTGCTCAGATCGCTGAATCTGCTTGGTGTTCGAGTTACATGACCTGTGGGGGCTACACACCACTTTTTCTCGGAGGAACTCATCCACTGCCACAGGACGGCATCGTCACCAGAGAAATCTATGGGTCCTATGGCTATTCGACTGATCCCTCACAGTGTGGTTCACTAAGATCAAACCCAATCCAAGTCAAAGCCTGTCCAGGAAATTACTACGTCTACAGACTCGTCAAACCAGCTTTATCAATCCCAATGCCAACGTACTGTGCAggtaaaactgctgttttgtttttctgtgatgatCTATCTGATGTTGAGGATATGAAATGTTAACATCCATTTAACATGTCTGATCATTTGCTGCTGTTGAGAActattttctttaatgcacCTCACCAAATGAAGAAATTCAGTATCAGAGCTGCTTTTTCTCTTCTGCTCTGTATACTGGGCTTCTGATAAACTCTCAGACCAGTTTTGCAATATGAGCTTAGGCTAATAATAACAGACACATAGTAAAAGTTAGTGAATCACTGAATTAGATTTAGACACATGAATAGAGTCAGAGGAGTTGCTGGTAGCCTTCTGTGCTGTTAGATTAGCTCTGACTtggctgatgttttttttgctgtaaGTTTCTCTCACTTGAACAGAGGGAACAAATGACACAGATTTTCTGATCTCTATTACCTAAATAGTTcaacctttaaaaataaatattattgttaGTTAGGGTGAACatattttggtttaaaaatgtttgttaagtgtgtctttgtatttgtttgagGATAGGAGGACATTGAAAATCTCTAAAACTATGCACCTATATTAATGACCATAATATCTAACTATTTAGTCAATTACCAAAGAAAATGGTCATAATAGCCTATAATcatctccattcatttcaacgtaataagttcattcattcattttcggtaacccttatccagttcagggtcatggtgagtccggagcctacccagaatcactgtgcgcaaagcagaaacacactctAGAGGGcacaccaatccttcacagagtgacacacactcacacattcactcgcactcttgcacctacagacacttctgagtcaccaatccacataccaacttgtgtttttggactgtgggaggaaacctgagcacctggaggaaactggatgaaccaccatgccaccccacaCAGAGAACACCAGCTATTTTTTATGTGCATTAGCACATCAGTTTGGAGATCTGGAGCTCTCACCATCCCTCAAACTGTGcagtaaaacaaaaaagtacATTTTGTGATCTGTCTAAACTAAAGACATGGGGGGTGCACTAAAAAGCACTGAGTATAAGGAGAGAAAACCAGAAAGGAGTAGAAAGAGCAAAGCAATAGTCACTACAAAAGCCAACATTTTTGCTTCTTGCACTCAGCATTCTGTAGCTCCCATTTAAAGTAAACAGTCTCATTTTCAGCAGAAGCTAAAACCAATCATTTAACATTAATATGTTCaaatcattaattttatatttacaccTTTTTGTGACAGTGAATTTCAGTGTGCCCAGTTATGATCCCTGTGAAAATTACACATCTCTGAACCAGTCATGGAGAGGCATTAATGAGACTGGAGGAAAAAACTGTGACACCTACTTCAGTAGGAACGGCTGGTACCGGCTCTTTTATAATGCGATGAGTGCCCGGATGCCAGAGAGCTGTGTTAATAGATCCAGATGTGGCACTGATATCGCTCTGTGGTTGAATGGAACACACCCTCAGATCACAGATGGAATAGTCACTCGTGGGGTCTGTGGGAATTCAGGAAGTAGCTGCTGTTTTTACAGATCCAGACCAGTTCGTGTCAAAGCCTGTCCAGGAAACTATTACGTCTATGAGTTTGTCAGACCAATCTACTGCTATGCAGCTTACTGTACAGGTACTGTGgttgtttttataaatataaattgatttaccagtgattttttttatttatttacttatgcCCCTGAGTGTTTGACCCCTTTCTAATTTCTCCTATTTTGCATGTGCCCGTTCAGTTTAAAATACCCAACATCAACTGGCTCTGTCTGGACAATAAACTTAAGTTGCTTATTCAGGAACACACTCTCACTATCTAGCAAGACTGTGCTATTTAGGCTACACTGAGCCCAAGCCCAAACAGTTTCCAGAGGgactaaacatttaaaattaacttaatattaaaaactgTATATCTGTAGTGCTGAATATAGACTTAATATAGCAAAATATAGCTGTAAACTGAACCATACAATAATGTCTACTAGCCAGTAGCGTCTAATTAAACTGTCattttttaacataattaaacTTATAAAAAATAGACCAGATGACATGCATTTCAACCATAAAAGAGTTGAGACTCGACTTGGACTTACACTGGTGCTCGGAGTACTCCTCTGACTATATATTGTTTCATAGAAAGGGTGGGATAGGTTCTTcaacatttaatattaaataaattctCACTGTCATCAACACAATAGGTGAAGGTATAAATCAGTGTTCAgaataaaatatgaatttgaCATTGAGAATAGATACAATGAGTATTTAGAATAATGGGGTAATGTTCAATTTCAGAAAGAGTAGAAATCTAAATTTACATTGCTTTTGTCTTCTCTTCAGATGTGGACACCACCACTTCAGCCACTACTACAACTTCATGTAAGATTTTAAAAggacattttaacatttaaacaaattacACCAACCCTATGGAGGTTCTGGAGGGTACAAGAGGTACTACAGATACTGCAGATGTTTCATTATCAACATCACTTTAATTTATATACCGCCTTTACCATGCTCAAAAATGTCATATCATTACAAAACTCAGTCAATGAAATAAGCTCCACAGTCAACAATACAGGTGCCCGGCTGTGGCTGAACAGCTGGAGTTAGTTCCAGTAAATGACAGGGTTGCCTTTATGTGGATCCTGCTCACAGAGAGGAAAATGCAACTGAATGAggtattgaaaaaaaaatggaattgcAAAATCCAATATAGATAAGGTCCAAAATACAGCTGTAAACTTCAAACAAGTCTTTCATTGTAGGTTTCTACACATTCCATGGGAGAGTTTCTTCGAGACTTTCTAACACATTTACCAGCATTTGTCTAAGTCCCAACATCTCCACTAGGTCCCGTTTCACCCTCATGAATGAGCTGACCTCTGG from Hoplias malabaricus isolate fHopMal1 chromosome 2, fHopMal1.hap1, whole genome shotgun sequence encodes the following:
- the LOC136677542 gene encoding uncharacterized protein, translated to MGSGVESLGNGYDPCNNYTSLDQPWRGTNVTGLYIDDKYFTWTGWYRLLYYGMSVRMPESCVNNSRCDTNIPLWLNGSHPKIIDGIVILGVCGNSGSSCCSYRSTPIQIKACPGNYYVYEFVKPTYYDSAYCADVNTITPDTANKTVSTTDTANIASDPCSVYTVLRDEWRNGEKDPRTQYIRYRFEYKYWRSRYRWNRGHDDTLVEWSGWYRLYVQGSSAQIAESAWCSSYMTCGGYTPLFLGGTHPLPQDGIVTREIYGSYGYSTDPSQCGSLRSNPIQVKACPGNYYVYRLVKPALSIPMPTYCAVNFSVPSYDPCENYTSLNQSWRGINETGGKNCDTYFSRNGWYRLFYNAMSARMPESCVNRSRCGTDIALWLNGTHPQITDGIVTRGVCGNSGSSCCFYRSRPVRVKACPGNYYVYEFVRPIYCYAAYCTDVDTTTSATTTTSCKILKGHFNI